TGACTGAAAATATTCCCAGTGAAGCTAGCTCTCCTTCCGAACGCCGTGATTCGGACCGTAAAAAGTTGATCGTTGACGTCAGATTTGAGGGCGGCGACGGTACGGGTATCGCAAATACCCGCGATATCGGGGTTGGCGGCCTGTATATGACGACGACCTCGACCCTTGATATTGGCACGCCGATATTGATGAATGTCAGCGTCGCGGGCCGCGAAATGCATATTGCGGGCGTTGTGGTATATTCGGACCCGGGCCACGGTGTCGGTGTCCGTTTTAAGGATCTGGCGGCCGATGACCTTGACTATCTTCGCAGTGAACTTAACTTAGCCTAACGTCAAATAAATATGTTCGATCAATTTACGCTCGGTATTGAAGAAGAATTTCAGATAGTTGACCCCGACACACGGGAGTTGAAATCTCACGTTTCAGAGATCCTCGATGAGGGAAAGCTCCTGCTTGGTGAAAAGATCAAGCCGGAAATGATCCAGTCAATGATCGAGGTCGGCACGGGCGTCTGTGCAAATATCCAGGAAGCTCGCGAAGACCTGACCAAATTACGCTGTATCATTTCGAGCCTCGCCCGAAAAAAGAATATGGCGATCGTCGCCGCTTCGACGCACCCGTTCTCAAAATGGTCGGAACAGGAGATCTATGACGGCGACCGCTATAAGTTGCTTGTCGATGAACTGCAAATGGTCGCACGCAGTCTGCTGATCTTCGGTTTACACGTCCACGTCGGCATCCCGGACCTCGAGAAACGCATTCAGGTAATGAACGCGGCACGATACTTTCTGCCGCACGTACTCGCATTGACGACGTCGTCACCGTTTTGGCTCGGATTCAATAGCGGGCTCAAATCATACCGCAGCGAAGTATTTAAGAAGTTTCCGCGTACGGAGATCCCGGACACATTTGAGTCGTACCAACAGTATCAGGCCTACGTTGATCTGCTGGTCAAGATGAATTGTATCCAGAATGGATCAAAGGTCTGGTGGGATGTCCGCCCGCACCATCTGTTCCCGACCCTCGAATTTCGCATTTGCGACATACCGACCCGCGTCGATGACACGATCGCGATCGCCGCACTGTTTCAGGCTATCGTCGCAAAACTGATGGTCTTGAATGAGGGCAATATCGGATTTCGCATCTATCATCGCCGCCTCATCCTCGAAAATAAATGGCGGGCCATCCGCTATGGTTTGGACGGGATGATGCTCGACCTCGGCAAGCAAAAAGAAGTTCCGGCACGCGACCTGATCCGCGAATTACTCGATTTCATCGATGACGT
This is a stretch of genomic DNA from Chloracidobacterium sp.. It encodes these proteins:
- a CDS encoding PilZ domain-containing protein, with translation MTENIPSEASSPSERRDSDRKKLIVDVRFEGGDGTGIANTRDIGVGGLYMTTTSTLDIGTPILMNVSVAGREMHIAGVVVYSDPGHGVGVRFKDLAADDLDYLRSELNLA
- a CDS encoding carboxylate-amine ligase produces the protein MFDQFTLGIEEEFQIVDPDTRELKSHVSEILDEGKLLLGEKIKPEMIQSMIEVGTGVCANIQEAREDLTKLRCIISSLARKKNMAIVAASTHPFSKWSEQEIYDGDRYKLLVDELQMVARSLLIFGLHVHVGIPDLEKRIQVMNAARYFLPHVLALTTSSPFWLGFNSGLKSYRSEVFKKFPRTEIPDTFESYQQYQAYVDLLVKMNCIQNGSKVWWDVRPHHLFPTLEFRICDIPTRVDDTIAIAALFQAIVAKLMVLNEGNIGFRIYHRRLILENKWRAIRYGLDGMMLDLGKQKEVPARDLIRELLDFIDDVVDPLDSRKEIEHIHTILERGTSADEQLRVWEATGGDLNAVVDMLMINTLENVPANCFD